The proteins below are encoded in one region of Methanocalculus alkaliphilus:
- a CDS encoding PAS domain S-box protein, which produces MQPRQEDEHDMQARVLRGLHFRPKGMTITEVARRIGATRNSVSKHLEILRIAGRVEMRSIGNAKLYSVARRVPLSAFLCFTKNLILVLDSEKRIVHANDLFVKTFVPSMEEVIGLSIHDAALPLITSPEGLAMIERNGTDEHSTTDLRFKKDSEELFFQMQVIPTTFDDGEKGITIILEDITERKRMEEDLRESEERYRNIVEDQTEFICRFRPDGRYLFVNGAYCRYFGLDRDDILEHGYHPEIPPEDRERLRTFFTSLTERTPFGIIQHRIIMPDGSVRWQEWSDRAIFDSSGKVTEYQSVGRDITIQKEAEEALFQQSAALSILNEIIITANRCQSMEKILETLLTMTIQLLSYDAGGIYLIDPGGDTASVVHSYNLPQEFLTHVRTIGIRSPPASTLFLKGDPLITDAYSDTCPVHGPLSGFSSVVCVPLVAGGSVIGALNVASRTKKRVTPHEEQILLSIGRELGAAINRMIAEDRLRKSERLFREIVDLSPFPTAIIDAGGRYLFVNRQFTRTFGYIPEDIPTGKEWFEKAFPDPETRRGVIASWKADREQIRQGEVRPRTYPVRCKNGDTRMILFQPVELSDGTEYVTYTDVTEDRAAYRILLGEIASLQQRRSLEEGSDDPI; this is translated from the coding sequence ATGCAACCCCGCCAGGAGGATGAGCATGACATGCAGGCAAGAGTCCTGCGTGGACTCCATTTCCGACCGAAGGGAATGACCATCACCGAAGTGGCCAGGCGTATCGGTGCAACCCGGAACTCGGTCTCAAAGCACCTTGAGATCCTCAGGATCGCAGGAAGGGTTGAGATGCGATCCATCGGCAACGCAAAGCTCTATTCAGTCGCCCGGCGGGTTCCACTCTCGGCCTTCCTCTGTTTTACAAAGAACCTGATCCTTGTCCTTGACAGCGAGAAGAGGATCGTCCATGCCAATGATCTCTTTGTCAAAACCTTCGTACCATCAATGGAGGAGGTGATCGGCCTCTCGATCCATGATGCAGCACTTCCTCTGATCACCTCACCTGAGGGACTCGCAATGATTGAGAGGAATGGAACTGATGAGCATTCCACCACTGATCTCCGGTTCAAGAAAGATTCAGAGGAGCTCTTCTTCCAGATGCAGGTCATACCGACGACATTTGATGATGGTGAAAAGGGGATCACGATTATTTTGGAGGATATAACAGAACGGAAGCGGATGGAAGAGGATCTGCGGGAGAGTGAGGAGCGATACAGGAATATTGTTGAGGATCAGACAGAGTTCATCTGCCGGTTCAGGCCGGATGGAAGATACCTCTTCGTCAATGGGGCCTACTGCCGGTACTTCGGCCTCGACAGGGATGATATCCTTGAGCATGGATACCATCCGGAGATCCCTCCTGAAGACCGGGAGCGGCTCCGGACGTTCTTCACCTCATTGACAGAGAGAACGCCATTTGGGATAATACAGCACCGGATCATCATGCCGGATGGCTCTGTCCGGTGGCAGGAATGGAGTGACCGTGCGATCTTTGACTCCTCGGGGAAGGTCACTGAATATCAGTCCGTCGGCCGCGATATCACCATACAGAAAGAGGCTGAGGAGGCGTTGTTCCAGCAGTCTGCTGCACTCTCCATCCTCAATGAGATCATCATCACCGCTAACAGGTGCCAGAGTATGGAGAAAATACTGGAGACGCTTCTGACGATGACGATCCAGCTCCTTTCGTATGATGCCGGGGGAATCTACCTTATCGATCCCGGTGGGGATACCGCCTCGGTTGTCCATTCATATAATCTGCCACAAGAGTTTCTCACCCATGTCAGAACCATCGGGATTCGTTCACCACCGGCAAGTACACTCTTTCTCAAGGGCGATCCTCTGATAACAGACGCCTACTCTGATACCTGCCCAGTTCATGGACCCCTCTCCGGTTTCTCTTCCGTAGTATGTGTCCCTCTTGTTGCCGGAGGGAGCGTCATCGGCGCACTCAATGTCGCCAGCCGGACGAAGAAGAGAGTGACCCCGCATGAAGAGCAGATACTCCTCTCCATCGGTCGTGAGCTTGGGGCTGCCATCAACCGGATGATTGCGGAAGACCGGCTGCGGAAGAGCGAGCGGCTCTTTCGGGAGATCGTTGACCTCTCTCCCTTCCCGACGGCTATCATCGATGCCGGCGGGAGGTATCTCTTCGTCAACCGCCAGTTCACCCGGACATTCGGGTACATACCTGAAGATATTCCCACCGGAAAAGAATGGTTTGAGAAGGCATTTCCTGACCCTGAGACACGGAGGGGGGTGATCGCCTCATGGAAGGCAGATCGTGAGCAGATACGGCAGGGCGAGGTGAGACCCCGGACATATCCGGTCCGGTGCAAGAATGGCGACACACGGATGATCCTCTTTCAGCCGGTCGAGCTCTCCGATGGGACCGAGTATGTCACGTATACGGATGTCACGGAGGACAGGGCTGCATACAGGATTCTGCTTGGCGAGATCGCATCACTCCAACAGAGAAGGAGTTTGGAGGAAGGCTCAGATGATCCGATATAG
- a CDS encoding iron ABC transporter substrate-binding protein, with amino-acid sequence MDYRKFNFGYGWIPLLLLLFLATTGCVADLSSENTVIITDQYGREVPVPSDVESVLCSGAGSLRYLVYLQAEDLAAGVDSADKEQDNVLGRPYSIVHAERFAALPLFGEFRGNDDPEKVIAIGPDLIFKAGSSGIASGADAADAEALQQRTGVPVIGFQYGSFRTEADRHLMFDSLRLMGSVIGREARAEAVIAFIDETIADLEDRTRDIPPEERKRVYIGGVGSRGAHGIISTEPAYGPFGWVHAENVASGLGTAHADVAKEALVDWDPDYIFIDLSTTNLGESGAIDQLTTDPALNCLSAVKSGKIYGVLPYNAYTTNYGTVLANAYFVGSVLYPERFADIDPAEKADEIYSFLVGEPVFSELNSQYSGLGFSQLHL; translated from the coding sequence ATGGATTATAGGAAATTTAACTTTGGTTATGGATGGATTCCCCTCCTGCTCCTTCTGTTTCTGGCAACAACGGGCTGTGTTGCGGATCTCTCCTCTGAGAATACGGTTATCATCACCGACCAGTATGGACGGGAGGTCCCGGTTCCATCAGATGTGGAGTCTGTCCTCTGCTCGGGTGCAGGATCGCTCAGGTATCTCGTCTACCTCCAGGCAGAGGATCTGGCTGCCGGGGTGGACTCTGCTGATAAGGAACAGGATAATGTCCTCGGCAGGCCATATTCGATTGTTCATGCCGAGAGATTTGCCGCTCTTCCGCTCTTTGGCGAGTTCCGTGGCAATGATGATCCCGAGAAGGTCATTGCAATCGGCCCCGATCTCATCTTCAAGGCGGGTTCATCCGGGATAGCATCCGGGGCCGATGCCGCTGATGCCGAGGCACTTCAGCAGAGAACCGGGGTGCCGGTCATCGGGTTCCAGTATGGATCGTTCCGGACAGAGGCAGACCGTCACCTGATGTTTGACTCCCTCCGCCTGATGGGCAGTGTCATCGGGAGGGAGGCACGTGCCGAAGCGGTTATCGCCTTCATTGATGAGACGATTGCCGATCTGGAGGATCGAACACGGGATATCCCTCCAGAAGAACGAAAGCGGGTCTATATCGGTGGTGTCGGTAGCAGGGGTGCCCACGGCATCATCTCGACCGAGCCTGCATATGGACCGTTTGGCTGGGTGCATGCGGAGAATGTGGCTTCCGGTCTTGGAACTGCGCATGCCGATGTTGCCAAGGAAGCCCTTGTGGACTGGGATCCCGACTATATCTTCATCGATCTCTCCACAACAAACCTCGGAGAGTCCGGTGCGATCGATCAGCTGACGACCGATCCCGCACTGAATTGTCTCTCTGCCGTGAAGAGCGGGAAGATCTATGGCGTACTCCCGTACAATGCCTATACCACAAACTATGGGACCGTCCTGGCAAATGCGTACTTTGTCGGCAGCGTCCTCTACCCGGAGCGGTTTGCAGATATCGATCCGGCTGAAAAAGCTGATGAGATCTACTCCTTCCTCGTCGGGGAGCCGGTATTCTCAGAGTTAAACAGCCAGTATAGCGGTCTTGGGTTCTCGCAGCTCCACCTCTGA
- a CDS encoding HEAT repeat domain-containing protein: protein MADGEEKQTQDEVSTHIKNLMQMDIYHSLMEAAELGRIGGPAVSPLMEELASGNSAGRWRAVMALARVGSPAVPALIDALKREDEHLRTAAVWALAEIGDERSVDCLIENLNCSSSESCQAVTAAALLKIHTPAAVAAVEKKMHDAGKEFEDVVSVALYGT, encoded by the coding sequence ATGGCAGATGGAGAAGAGAAGCAGACCCAGGATGAGGTCTCAACGCATATAAAGAACCTGATGCAGATGGACATATACCATAGCCTGATGGAAGCTGCTGAGCTTGGGAGGATAGGCGGCCCGGCAGTCAGTCCGCTTATGGAGGAGCTTGCTTCCGGAAACAGCGCCGGCCGCTGGAGGGCGGTGATGGCACTTGCCAGGGTGGGGAGCCCGGCTGTTCCGGCACTTATTGATGCTCTGAAGAGGGAGGACGAACATCTTCGGACGGCTGCGGTATGGGCTCTTGCTGAGATCGGGGATGAACGCTCTGTTGACTGCCTCATTGAGAATCTCAATTGCAGTTCCTCAGAGTCCTGCCAGGCAGTAACCGCGGCTGCACTTCTGAAGATTCATACCCCGGCCGCAGTTGCCGCTGTTGAGAAGAAGATGCATGATGCTGGTAAAGAATTCGAGGATGTCGTCTCGGTCGCATTGTATGGCACCTGA